One segment of Brassica napus cultivar Da-Ae chromosome C3, Da-Ae, whole genome shotgun sequence DNA contains the following:
- the LOC106383651 gene encoding 18S rRNA (guanine-N(7))-methyltransferase RID2, whose amino-acid sequence MSSRPEFLAPPEIFYDDSEARKYTSSSRIVEIQARLSERALELLALPEDDVPRFLLDIGCGSGLSGETISENGHQWIGLDISASMLNVAVEREVEGDLLLGDMGQGLGFRAGVIDGAISISAVQWLCNADKSSHEPRLRLKAFFGSLYRCLSRGARAVFQVYPESIAQRELILRQALQAGFGGGLVVDYPHSTKKRKEFLVLTCGSVPTSINDGHKEGDSDDDDDDSEEEENGMVCVSDRSRPRKKQRTNKKGKGREWVLRKKEQSRRKGNDVPADSKYTARKRKSRF is encoded by the exons ATGTCGAGTCGACCTGAGTTTCTAGCGCCGCCGGAGATATTCTATGACGACTCCGAGGCCCGCAAATATACTTCTTCCTCACGTATCGTCGAAATTCAG GCGAGGTTGTCTGAgagagctttggagcttcttgcTTTGCCTGAAGATGATGTTCCTAGATTCTTGCTCgatattg GTTGTGGATCTGGCCTGAGCGGGGAAACAATCTCTGAGAATGGGCACCAGTGGATTGGTCTTGACATCTCAGCCTCAATGCTTA ACGTTGCTGTTGAACGAGAAGTTGAGGGTGATCTTTTACTTGGTGACATGGGCcag GGCTTAGGTTTCCGTGCAGGAGTCATAGACGGAGCCATCAGTATATCGGCTGTTCAG TGGTTATGCAATGCGGACAAGTCATCGCATGAACCTCGTTTGAGGCTAAA GGCTTTCTTTGGGTCACTATACCGATGCTTATCAAGAGGAGCAAGGGCAGTTTTCCAAGTGTACCCTGAGAGTATCGCTCAGCGTGAGTTGATCCTTCGCCAGGCCTTACAAGCTGGATTTGGTGGTGGACTCGTTGTTGACTACCCTCACAG TACTAAGAAGAGAAAAGAGTTCCTGGTCCTCACATGTGGTTCTGTTCCAACTAGTATTAACGATGGGCATAAAGAGGGTGACTCggatgatgacgatgatgatagcgaagaagaagagaatggaatg GTATGTGTGTCGGATAGGAGTAGGCCAAGGAAGAAGCAGAGAACGAACAAGAAAGGGAAAGGAAGGGAATGGGTTTTGAGGAAGAAGGAACAGAGTAGAAGGAAAGGAAACGATGTTCCTGCTGATTCCAAGTACACCGCAAGGAAACGCAAGTCgcgtttctga
- the LOC106387328 gene encoding 2-methoxy-6-polyprenyl-1,4-benzoquinol methylase, mitochondrial, with protein sequence MALRLLSRRTLGSRILSYRASLHSHATSFGFQQVKEEEKSKLVGNVFTNVASSYDIMNDVMSAGLHRLWKERLVGKLSPFAGMKHLDVAGGTGDVAFRIFDAVNSVKRRALRKVDEASLEETQIYVCDINPNMLNVGKQRAADRGLRDNKSLVWVEGDAEALSFDDNSMDGYTIAFGIRNVTHIEKALAEAYRVLKRGGRFLCLELSHVDIPVFKELYDLYSFQVIPNLGELIAGDRDSYQYLVESVRRFPPQERFAKMIGDAGFEKVEYENLVGGVVAIHSAIKL encoded by the exons ATGGCACTTCGATTACTAAGCAGGAGGACGCTTGGGAGCAGGATTTTGAGCTACCGTGCCTCGCTTCATTCTCATGCCACAAGTTTTG GGTTTCAACAAGtaaaggaagaagagaaaagcaAGTTGGTTGGCAACGTTTTCACCAATGTAGCTTCCAGTTATGATATTATGAATGATGTCATGAGCGCTGGCTTGCATAGGCTATGGAAGGAAAG ACTCGTTGGGAAGCTTAGCCCATTCGCAGGGATGAAGCATCTTGATGTAGCCGGTGGAACAG GTGATGTTGCGTTTAGGATCTTTGATGCTGTTAACAGTGTCAAACGAAGAGCGTTGCGGAAAGTTGACGAGGCTTCACTCGAAGAAACTCAGATCTACGTGTGTGACATTAATCCCAACATGTTGAACGTTGGGAAACAACGTGCTGCTGACAGAG GTTTGAGAGACAACAAGTCACTCGTATGGGTCGAAGGAGATGCAGAGGCCTTGAGTTTCGATGACAATTCAATGGATGGATACACTATCGCATTTGGGATAAGGAATGTCACACACATCGAAAAGGCTCTCGCAGAGGCTTATAG GGTACTAAAACGAGGAGGGAGATTCTTGTGCCTTGAGCTCAGCCATGTAGACATTCCAGTCTTCAAAGAACT ATACGATTTGTATTCGTTCCAGGTAATTCCTAACTTAGGGGAACTAATTGCCGGTGACCGGGATTCTTACCAGTACTTGGTTGAGAGTGTTCGTCGGTTTCCTCCTCAG GAGCGGTTTGCAAAGATGATAGGGGATGCAGGATTTGAGAAGGTAGAGTACGAGAACCTTGTTGGTGGAGTTGTCGCCATCCACTCTGCCATAAAGCTCTGA
- the LOC106387327 gene encoding putative glucose-6-phosphate 1-epimerase, giving the protein MATERPSFELAKGINGLDKIILRESRNRSAEVYLYGGHVTSWKDENGEELLHLSSKAVFKPPKPIRGGIPLCFPQFSNFGTLESHGFARNRIWEVDSSPPPLPTNSSSNAYVDLILRPSEDDLKAWPHNFEFRMRVALGSEGELTLTSRIRNTNSDGKPFTFTFAYHTYFSVSDISEVRVEGLETLDYLDNLTNRERFTEQGDAITFESETDKIYLSTPAKIAILDHEKKRTFVVRKDGLADAVVWNPWDKRSKTISDLGDEDYKHMLCVEAAAIERPITLKPGEEWKGRLELSAVPSSYSSGQLDPKKVLE; this is encoded by the exons ATGGCGACGGAGCGTCCTTCTTTTGAGCTCGCCAAAGGCATCAATGGCCTCGACAAAATCATCCTACGCGAGTCTCGCAACCGCTCCGCCGAG GTATACTTGTATGGAGGACATGTGACTTCTTGGAAGGATGAGAATGGAGAAGAGTTACTTCACCTCAGTAGCAAG GCTGTATTCAAGCCTCCAAAACCAATCCGTGGAGGGATTCCACTATGCTTTCCACAA TTCAGTAACTTTGGCACACTCGAATCACATGGATTCGCTAGAAACAGGATCTGGGAAGTCGATTCTAGCCCACCTCCTTTGCCAACGAATTCTTCTTCTAATGCTTACGTTGACCTGATCCTAAGGCCAAGTGAAGATGATCTGAAGGCATGGCCTCACAA TTTTGAGTTCCGGATGAGAGTAGCCTTGGGGTCTGAAGGAGAACTGACACTGACATCCCGTATCAGGAACACCAACTCTGATGGAAAGCCGTTTACATTCACATTTGCTTATCACACCTATTTCTCTGTCTCGGACATCAG TGAAGTACGGGTTGAAGGGTTGGAGACGCTGGATTATCTAGACAACTTGACGAACAGAGAACGTTTTACGGAACAAGGTGATGCTATAACTTTTGAATCCGAA ACTGACAAGATCTACCTGAGCACTCCTGCGAAGATTGCTATTTTGGACCACGAGAAGAAGAGGACGTTCGTTGTTCGCAAAGACGGACTTGCTGATGCCG TGGTGTGGAATCCATGGGATAAGAGGTCAAAGACGATATCAGACTTGGGAGATGAAGACTACAAGCATATGCTTTGTGTTGAAGCTGCAGCTATCGAAAGGCCGATCACATTGAAACCGGGTGAAGAATGGAAAGGAAGACTCGAGCTCTCTGCGGTTCCTTCTAGTTACTCCAGTGGACAGCTTGACCCCAAGAAAGTCCTCGAGTGA
- the LOC106387322 gene encoding glycosyltransferase BC10-like produces the protein MGESQNLHLPLRNRSSLKKPLLIVLLVCTTSILLVCTYMYPQHKVKSLACEGLSTRGCQAALSGWLDVHVRKHTDEEVAARVVIRDILRTPPALTSKSKIAFMFLTPGTLPFEKLWDKFLQGQEGRFSVYIHPSRLRPVHISRHFSDREIHSDQVTWGRISMVDAERRLLANALEDPDNQHFVLLSESCIPLHTFDYTYRYLMQGNVSFIDSFEDRGPHGTGRHMDHMLPEIPRQDFRKGAQWFTMKRQHALIVMADNLYYSKFRQFCRPGVEANKNCIADEHYLPTFFHMLDPGGISNWSVTYVDWSERRWHPKTYRARDISLKFLKNITSDDVSVHVTSVGKRGEELRWPCTWNGIRRPCYLFARKFHSDSVNKLVRLFPNYTSTVV, from the exons aTGGGGGAGTCACAGAACCTGCACTTGCCTCTACGTAACCGCTCTTCTCTCAAGAAGCCTTTACTGATAGTTCTACTAGTCTGCACCACGAGCATCCTCTTGGTCTGCACTTACATGTACCCACAGCACAAAGTCAAGAGCCTCGCTTGCGAGGGCTTATCCACCAGAGGCTGCCAAGCTGCTCTCTCCGGATGGCTTGATGTTCACGTGAGGAAACACACTGACGAGGAAGTCGCGGCTCGAGTCGTGATCAGAGACATACTCAGAACTCCACCTGCTCTGACCTCTAAATCGAAGATAGCTTTCATGTTCTTGACCCCTGGGACTCTGCCGTTTGAGAAGCTGTGGGATAAGTTTCTCCAGGGTCAAGAAGGGAGGTTCAGTGTTTACATCCACCCGTCGAGGCTGAGACCGGTTCACATCAGCCGTCACTTTTCGGACCGGGAGATTCATAGTGATCAGGTCACGTGGGGGAGGATCTCTATGGTTGATGCTGAGAGACGGCTTCTTGCAAATGCTCTTGAGGATCCTGATAACCAACACTTTGTTCTTCTTTCTGAGAG CTGCATACCATTGCATACGTTTGACTACACTTATAGATATTTGATGCAGGGGAATGTCAGCTTCATTGATAG TTTTGAGGATCGTGGACCTCATGGGACAGGGAGACACATGGATCACATGTTACCTGAGATCCCAAGGCAAGATTTCAGAAAGGGTGCTCAG TGGTTCACAATGAAGCGTCAACACGCTTTGATAGTGATGGCTGATAATCTCTACTACTCTAAATTCCGCCAGTTCTGCAGA CCTGGGGTAGAAGCAAATAAGAACTGCATTGCGGATGAACATTACCTACCTACATTCTTCCAT ATGCTTGATCCGGGAGGAATCTCGAACTGGTCAGTCACATATGTTGATTGGTCTGAGCGTAGATGGCATCCAAAGACATACAGAGCTCGCGATATCTCACTCAAGTTCTTGAAAAATATCACG TCTGATGACGTGAGTGTACATGTGACAAGCGTTGGCAAG CGTGGAGAAGAGCTTCGTTGGCCATGTACATGGAACGGTATAAGAAGACCATGTTATCTATTCGCAAGGAAGTTCCACTCAGATTCTGTTAACAAACTTGTCAGACTCTTCCCAAACTACACCAGCACAGTGGTCTGA
- the LOC106387325 gene encoding villin-5, whose translation MTTFSMRDLDEALQGCGQKSGVEIWRIENFKPVAVPIESHGKFFSGDSYIVLKTTASRSGSLHHDIHYWLGKGSSQDEHGSVAVMTVELDSALGGRAVQYREVQGQETEKFLSYFKPCIIPQEGGVASGFNHVKPEEHQTRLYICKGKHVVRVKEVTFARSTLNHDDVFILDTESKIFQFSGSSSSIQERAKALEVVQYIKDTYHDGKCEIAAVDDGRMMADAEAGEFWELFGGFAPLPKKSAVSDDQTAESDGIKLFSVEKGQTEAVEAETLEKELLDTNKCYILDCGLEVFVWKGRNTSIDQRKNASEAAEEFFRSSERPKSNLISVMEGFETVMFRSKFDSWPTTSTVAEPRQGRGKVAALLQKQGVNVEGLVKTSSPSSKDEPKPYIDGTGNLQVWRVNNEEKILLEGAEQSKFYSGDCYILQYSYPGDDREEYLVGTWLGKQSVEEDRASAISMASKMVESMKFMPAQARIYEGKEPIQFFVIMQSFITFKGGLSDAFKKYIAENEVPDNTYNAEGVALFRVQGSGPEDMQAIQIDAVSTGLNSSHCYILHGDSTVFTWCGNLTTSDDQELMERMLDLIKPDEHTKAQKEGIESEQFWELLGGNSEYPSQKIKKDGESDPHLFSCTFSNETLKVTEIFNFTQDDLMTEDIFILDCHTEVYVWVGQQVDPKKKPQVLAIGEKFLEHDFLLENLASETPIYIVTEGNEPPFFTRFFTWDSSKSAMHGDSFQRKLAILTNKGKPLLNKPKRRVPVYSGRSSVPDKPQSRSRSVTSSTDRSRVRGRSPAFNALAANFGNVSTRNLSTPPPMVGPMVRKLYPKSHAPDLTKLAPKSAAIAARTAIFEKPKPTPPQETPTSPGSSEATNGAETAEDGSMSNIKEEEAEEESNLPTFPYERLTTESEDPVPDIDLTRREAYLTAAEFKEKFEMTKSEFYKLPKWKQNKLKTAVQLF comes from the exons ATGACGACGTTTTCGATGAGAGATTTAGATGAGGCTCTCCAAGGATGTGGCCAGAAATC AGGGGTTGAAATATGGCGCATTGAGAACTTCAAACCTGTCGCTGTTCCAATAGAGTCCCATGGCAAATTTTTCAGTGGAGATTCCTATATCGTCTTAAAG ACTACTGCGTCAAGAAGCGGTTCTCTGCATCATGATATTCACTACTGGCTCGGTAAAGGTTCCAGTCAG GATGAACATGGTTCTGTAGCCGTTATGACAGTCGAACTAGATTCAGCCTTAGGTGGGCGTGCTGTTCAGTACCGAGAAGTACAGGGTCAAGAGACCGAGAAGTTCCTTTCCTACTTCAAACCTTGCATTATACCTCAGGAAGGTGGAGTTGCTTCCGGGTTTAACCATGTCAAGCCTGAGGAGCATCAGACGCGTCTGTATATCTGCAAAGGAAAACATGTCGTCCGTGTCAAAGAG GTTACGTTTGCTCGATCGACGCTCAACCACGACGACGTTTTCATTCTTGATACAGAGTCTAAAATTTTTCAGTTCAGTGGTTCCAGTTCGAGTATTCAAGAAAGAGCAAAAGCTCTTGAGGTTGTTCAGTACATTAAAGACACGTACCATGATGGAAAGTGCGAGATCGCAGCTGTGG ATGATGGGAGGATGATGGCTGATGCTGAAGCTGGAGAGTTTTGGGAATTGTTTGGCGGGTTTGCTCCACTTCCTAAGAAATCAGCAGTGAGTGATGACCAAACCGCTGAATCTGACGGGATCAAACTCTTCAG TGTGGAGAAGGGACAGACAGAAGCCGTAGAGGCTGAGACTTTGGAGAAAGAGCTTTTAGACACTAACAAATGTTATATTCTCGATTGCGGTCTCGAAGTGTTCGTTTGGAAGGGACGAAATACTTCAATTGATCAAAGAAAGAACGCGAGTGAAGCTGCAGAA GAATTTTTCCGTTCGTCTGAACGTCCAAAATCAAACCTGATCAGTGTGATGGAAGGGTTTGAAACAGTGATGTTCCGATCTAAGTTCGATTCATGGCCGACTACAAGTACAGTTGCTGAGCCCCGGCAAGGCAGAGGAAAAGTTGCAG CCCTTTTGCAAAAGCAAGGAGTTAACGTTGAGGGCCTGGTTAAGACTTCTTCACCTTCTTCTAAAGACGAACCCAAGCCATACATTGATGGCACAGGAAATCTACAG GTCTGGCGAGTCAATAACGAGGAAAAGATCCTTCTCGAAGGAGCTGAGCAATCAAAATTCTATAGCGGAGATTGTTACATACTGCAGTACTCATACCCCGGAGATGACAGAGAGGAATATCTAGTGGGCACCTGGTTAGGAAAGCAAAGCGTCGAG GAAGACAGAGCGTCTGCCATTTCCATGGCAAGCAAGATGGTTGAATCCATGAAGTTTATGCCGGCTCAG GCTCGCATTTACGAGGGAAAAGAACCGATTCAGTTTTTTGTGATCATGCAAAGCTTCATCACATTCAAG GGTGGTCTAAGTGATGCGTTCAAGAAGTACATAGCAGAGAACGAAGTCCCTGATAATACTTATAATGCAGAAGGTGTTGCGCTGTTTAGGGTCCAAGGTTCTGGACCAGAGGACATGCAAGCCATACAGATAGATGCG GTTTCCACAGGGTTGAATTCTTCGCACTGTTATATATTACATGGTGATTCTACTGTTTTCACTTGGTGTGGCAATCTAACTACCTCGGATGATCAAGAACTTATGGAGAGAATGTTGGATCTGATTAAG CCAGATGAACACACCAAGGCACAAAAGGAAGGTATAGAGTCTGAACAGTTCTGGGAATTATTAGGAGGAAATTCAGAATATCCGAGCCAGAAGATCAAAAAGGATGGAGAGAGTGATCCTCATCTCTTCTCTTGCACCTTCTCAAACG AAACTCTAAAG GTTACAGAGATCTTCAACTTCACTCAAGATGATCTGATGACTGAAGATATCTTCATTCTTGATTGTCACACTGAAGTATATGTCTGGGTCGGGCAACAAGTTGACCCCAAGAAGAAACCGCAAGTGTTAGCCATTGGAGAG AAATTCCTTGAGCATGATTTCCTCCTAGAGAATCTAGCAAGCGAAACACCGATATACATTGTAACGGAAGGAAACGAACCTCCATTCTTTACTCGGTTCTTCACCTGGGACTCTTCTAAATCTGCA ATGCATGGAGACTCTTTCCAAAGAAAGCTCGCAATACTCACAAACAAAGGAAAGCCGCTTCTAAAC AAACCTAAAAGGAGAGTACCAGTGTACAGCGGCAGGTCCAGCGTTCCAGACAAACCGCAGTCCCGGTCAAGGAGTGTGACCTCTAGTACAGACAGATCACGTGTGAGGGGACGGTCTCCAGCTTTCAACGCACTTGCAGCAAACTTTGGGAACGTAAGCACAAGAAACCTATCAACTCCACCTCCTATGGTTGGCCCAATGGTCCGAAAGCTTTACCCCAAGTCTCATGCACCAGACCTCACAAAGCTCGCACCCAAATCCGCAGCTATTGCTGCCCGCACAGCGATTTTCGAGAAACCCAAGCCTACTCCTCCTCAAGAAACACCAACTAGCCCCGGTTCATCTGAAG CTACAAACGGAGCAGAGACGGCAGAGGATGGATCAATGAGCAacattaaagaagaagaagcagaagaggAAAGCAACCTCCCTACATTCCCATACGAACGCCTCACAACCGAATCAGAGGATCCTGTTCCAGATATTGACCTCACTAGAAGAGAG GCATACTTAACTGCAGCAGAGTTCAAGGAGAAATTTGAGATGACAAAGAGTGAGTTCTATAAACTGCCAAAGTGGAAACAAAACAAGCTCAAAACGGCTGTTCAATTATTCTGA
- the LOC106387326 gene encoding protein VERNALIZATION INSENSITIVE 3-like, producing the protein MQAASLSKIWRFDSNVGPEEDMDPSSFQRVVCTEFPKKKGLSVSERRELIHALSKQPEEASELLNSWSRDEIMKIICAEMGKERKYTGLAKPKLIENLLNLVSRPLGETSCPNRKGSRKKQKTTTSYIICCENLACRAALGSEDTFCRRCSCCVCQNFDENKDLSLWIACEGCGLSCHLECALKEDGYGIGFNDGSFHCVFCGKDSDLLGCWRKQVNVAKETRHVDVLCYRVSLGQKLLRGTRRYQNLLELMDEAVKKLEGDVGPLVSWEMKMARGIVNRLASGSQVQKLCYLAMEALDKMVSPLSESVSGQGDILSVRVEEIQARSVTVRLDSEEPSSSSQNQITGVKDDGDEAGNRQRLLTNSSSGLCSNPSLPEDESNNVSKSCCKENSDNNNAEHCSAGEVESEIEEERVLKRKVNEIEGGDLLVITPCKRDAFDGKQGGNKRSKSRTSTKKPETNVAENGVGGDKDLGHIVKTIRCLEQEGHIDKSFRERFLTWYSLRATHREVKVVKVFVETFKDDLSSLGQQLVDTFSECVQSKRSSTTGGVPAGICLKLWH; encoded by the exons atgcaaGCTGCTTCG CTCTCAAAGATCTGGCGTTTTGATAGTAATGTGGGCCCAGAAGAAGACATGGATCCTTCTTCATTTCAAC GTGTCGTGTGCACCGAGTTTCCTAAAAAGAAAGGTTTGAGTGTAAGCGAGAGAAGAGAACTGATCCACGCATTGTCCAAGCAGCCAGAAGAAGCTTCGGAGCTTTTAAACTCGTGGAGCCGAGATGAGATAATGAAGATCATATGCGCAGAGATGGGTAAAGAGAGAAAGTACACTGGTCTAGCCAAACCAAAACTCATTGAAAACCTACTCAATCTCGTCTCTCGTCCTCTCGGTGAAACCTCGTGTCCTAACCGTAAAGGCTCGAGGAAGAAACAGAAGACGACTACTAGTTACATCATCTGCTGCGAGAATTTAGCTTGTAGAGCAGCGCTCGGAAGTGAAGATACCTTTTGTAGAAGATGTTCTTGCTGTGTTTGTCAGAACTTTGATGAGAATAAAGATCTGAGTCTATGGATTGCTTGTGAGGGTTGTGGTTTGTCTTGTCATTTGGAGTGTGCTTTGAAGGAAGATGGGTATGGGATTGGGTTTAATGATGGTAGTTTTCACTGCGTGTTTTGCGGCAAAGATAGTGATCTTCTCGG ATGCTGGAGGAAGCAAGTGAATGTGGCGAAGGAGACTCGGCATGTAGATGTTCTTTGTTACCGTGTTTCTTTAGGACAGAAGCTGTTGAGAGGTACAAGGAGGTATCAGAATCTGTTGGAGCTCATGGATGAGGcggtgaagaagctggaggGTGATGTGGGTCCGTTAGTGAGTTGGGAGATGAAGATGGCTCGAGGTATCGTCAATAGACTTGCTTCGGGATCGCAAGTTCAGAAGCTGTGTTATCTGGCAATGGAAGCTCTTGACAAAATGGTCTCACCATTGTCAGAATCTGTTTCAGGACAAG GTGACATATTGAGCGTGAGAGTAGAAGAGATCCAAGCAAGATCAGTCACTGTGAGATTAGACTCAGAGGAGCCGTCTTCTTCTTCGCAAAACCAGATCACGGGTGTGAAGGATGATGGAGATGAAGCAGGGAACAGGCAACGCCTATTGACAAACTCTAGCAGTGGTCTTTGTAGTAATCCATCTTTGCCTGAAGATGAATCCAACAATGTCAGTAAAAGCTGCTGCAAAGAAAATAGCGACAATAACAACGCTGAACACTGTAGTGCAGGAGAAGTAGAATCTGAGATTGAAGAGGAGAGGGTCTTAAAAAGGAAAGTCAACGAGATAGAGGGAGGAGACTTGCTTGTAATAACACCCTGCAAGAGAGACGCATTTGACGGCAAGCAAGGAGGGAATAAAAGATCCAAATCAAGAACATCAACCAAGAAACCTGAGACCAATGTAGCAGAAAATGGAGTGGGAGGAGATAAAGACTTGGGTCATATAGTGAAGACCATTAGATGTTTAGAGCAAGAAGGGCATATAGACAAGAGTTTCAGGGAAAGGTTCTTGACATGGTATAGCTTAAGAGCTACTCATAGAGAAGTTAAAGTAGTGAAGGTTTTTGTAGAGACTTTCAAGGATGATCTGTCTTCTTTGGGACAACAGCTTGTGGATACATTCTCAGAATGTGTACAGAGCAAGAGATCATCAACAACTGGTGGTGTACCTGCTGGAATCTGCCTAAAGCTCTGGCATTAA